The DNA region ccTCTTCTGATTTTTAATTGACATTTCATCACCCCACCGCTTGTTTGAGATGTCAAGTGAAACAAATCAAGTAGTTGTTAATGAGAACATTAGTCATTGCGTGTTAATGACAACTTGGAAGGTTTCCTGGAAATTTCCTCCTTGACTTGATACCATTTTAAGACATCGGGAAGcttctttttacctttttaagggAAAGTAAATTTTAGGAAACTCGCTCTCTAGCATTACCCAGTGCCTTTTAGCGAAAATGTATGTCATTATGTATCCATAAAACTATCCTGTAAAATTCTTACAGAAAATTTGCTCTGTCAGATGAAATTGCTGCACTTAATACGACATAACTAagttaaaacaaacaaaactcaTCCTTGTGTGCATgctaataaatatacatatgtgGAATTTTCTCGATTCCTCTCCCCGCGAAGAAGTGTCCGTCAACTGAACTTGCCTTGTTATGATAGGGGTCCCTTTTTCAAACGAAGCTACTCTTGGTTCTTCAAAAGTGTGTTGGTTTAAAGCTTATGATGAATACTTTAAATAATCAAAAGCAGTTTTGAATCAATTTTGTAGATTTggttaaaatgaaaacaatttttttttggataaaaaatgtaCTTGGATTTCTTGTTGGGGCAGAcataaaaagaaacattttaagATGCATTTGTACAAATCTCTTTTATGTGAAAGCgtttatatgaaatgtttttCTAGACTAGCTGGGAAGAATCATTTTAAAGCTCTTGTGAATGATTTCTAGCATCGGATTTGTTAGcaatagaaaaatattgttttgtatttcatTTGATATGAAAGAGTTTGTACAAACAggtatttatatacaaaaataaaaatatatataaagtatgaatgctaattaattattgaaattatattatgacTGATTATTGAAATTACGCAAATTGATTGTTAAATTATGCtgattgattattgaaattatgCTAACACAATTAAGATCTTCAATTGATCCTCCCTTGAAATAAACcttgataataaaatttcaacttttgTAGTAACAAGAGCTTAATTTGTGGTCGTCAAACTTAATTGCATGCAAACATAGAGTCTTCATCTGCATTTGGAACTTTTTTAGAGATATTTTCATTGTCTCtgaagatttatttttatatataaggtGGCAGTGCACAGGAAATATAACATATTTACTTGTATGTTTATGAAGTAGGTGATTTAAAAGTTTGGAATTTGTCTTAAAATCTACAGATATTAATacttcaaaagaaaaagttaggAAGGTGGTACATTAAGTATTTAAGGCTGCCTTATAatgatttattgtttatttgaattgaatgcaaaaattttatttcagtttttaagCAATAAAGGTGATGATAAACTTTTCAGGAATAACGACTTATAATGGCCTTGAGAGTTGTATTCTCAATAATCAATCTTTTGAGAGTGAAAATAGAACAAGCAGAGGTGAAGGGTGTGTCACAGACTCTTTGGATGATGAGGAGTCAAGCTGTTCTTCTAGCAAAGATGCCTATGGATCATGTTCTTCTAAATGGATGACTGGGAAGAGGGATGATCAAGGTTCAGATGACTGGGAAATCTCTGAAAGTCCCCAACATTTTTATGTCAAAGAAAAACGTTCTTATGTCATTCGACATTCAGATATTGagacaatgaaagaaaaatttgcAAAGCTGTTATTGGGTGAAGATGTTACTGGGGGACGTATGGGTGTCACCAGTGCATTAGCATTGTCAAATGCCATAACCAATCTTGCTGGTAAGCTTATTCCCTTATCAAAGTGCGTGTTATTCATTAGTTCTTTTCTGCACTATAATTCTATTATGAGAAATTTTCTGTATTAATATTTAGTAGAGACGTACTTCAAACTTCAAAGCATATTACTTGTATCACTACCTGTATATTAAGATTGTGATGACCAGTCTAATTAATGAAAAGTACAAGGACCCTTAGGGATATTGAATTGGGGCATCTGGACATGCTGTCCATATCTGTTCCTAAATATGGAAACTGATCCATGTTGCATTTCAATTATCACTTGTGTCGCTAGCTTTATGTTGAGATTGTAAATCACTAGTCTAGTTGATGAAAAGTACAAGGACCCTTATGGATATTGAAATGGGATATATGGATATGCTGTACATAAGTGTGCCTAAATATGGAAAAGTAATCCATGTTGTATTTCATTTGTTTAGCTCGGGACAAAGGTCActtgaaaagttaattttagagttttgacTGAATGTAGACAAATACAAGGATGTAGTACAAGAGTTTCACAAATTTCAAGAAcacaaatatcattatataaaatgaagatACTAGCTAGTGCTGACAATCTTTGCTAAGGACAGTGATGCAGACCATTTGAGCCTAGTGTTTACCAAGTATGTCCTGTTAATTTGCAGCCTCCGTCTTTGGGGAGTTGTGGAAATTGGAGCCACTGCCAGAAGAAAGGAGAAGCAAATGGCAAAGAGAGATGGACTGGTTGCTCTCTCCAACAAACTATATGGTTGAGTTAGTTCCTGCAAAGCAAAATGCTGGCAATGGCCGAACCTTAGaggtatttttaatttttttgggtataGAACATTGATCCAATATGCATTATATATTTAGTGAATTTAGTTTTGTCATTGAAGCAGATAATGACTCCCAAGCCTCGTACAGACATCCACATAAATCTTCCGGCACTTCAAAAGTTGGACTCAATGCTTATTGTAAGCAATTCTTCATTCGTTTTGAAGTTAAAAGAGCTAATTTTTTATTcgtgttatatatatatcttcgtATTATATACACGATTATGAGGTCAACATTTCAAATTAACAGGAGACGTTGGATTCCATGGTGAATACGGAGTTTTGGTACGAAGAAGTAGGTAGCAGTGCAGAAGGAAGAAACAAGAGTACTAGAGAGAGCAAGAGATGGCAGCTCCCATTGCCCCAAGTACCAGCGACTGGGATCTCTGACATGGAGAGGAAAAAATTATTGTCTCAAGCTAAGGTGGTATATCAAGTATTCAAGGCTGCTAAATCCATCAATGAGAATGTTTTGCTTGAAATGCCTTTGCCTAGTTTTATCAGGGATGCACTTCCCAAGGTTGGTAATTCTATGCACTATTTTCTATAGCATTCTAAATTATCAACAAGTTGCTAGCCTTTTACACTGATATGATTCTTCATACACACTATTTGACTTCTTTCTTGTACAAGAAACAAACACAATTACCAAAATTACTCAGCAAAAAGTGGAGCGTTTCGAAATTTTGAAGGGAAAGAGATGAAAATTGGAacagatttattttatttcatttggtCACCATGCTGAATTAACTGTATAGGATCATGATTTTGCCAGCTTAGACAAAGTCTTAAGGTATCAATCTTCATTTCTTGgaacttttttttctaaatcttgTGCAGTCTGGAAAGGCAAGTCTTGGTGAGGAATTGTACAAGGTCTTGACCGAAGAATCAAGCTGCATTGCGGAAATGCCAAATTTACTGAATTTAAAATCTGAACATAGTGTGCTCGAGGCCATCAACAGGTTAGAAGCTGCACTGTTTGCTTGGAAAGAAAGAATTACAGATCAAGTAACTGGTAAATCACCTGTCCGCACATCATGGTCCTTCATTAAAGATCCCTTATCTGAGCTGGACAAGACAGAGTTACTATTGGAACGAGCCGAAGCCCTTATACAGTATCTCAAGACCAAATATCCTAACCTTCCTCAAGCTTTTCTTGAGGCCACAAAAATCCAATATGGCCAGGTAACTAGCTTGAACTTGGCAGATAACTATCtatatttggttatttttcaaGGCATAATATTATTTGGTTCTGTTACCAAATAATAATTTGTCAAGTCTTTGACAATTTCCATAGGATGTTGGGCATTCAATACTCGAAGCATACTCTCGAGTTCTCGGAAACTTGGCATTCGGCATACTGTTGAGGATTGGAGATATTCTGCAAGAGGATGCTCTGAGCAATCCCAATTCACCTGTGGCAAAATATTATCTTCCAGGATCAAAAACAAATGCAGCAGACTTAGAGATGCCGTGGCTTAGTCTATGCGTAAGGCACTTGCACGTCGATCAGATGAACATGGTAGATGGAAAATTGCATGGTTTTGATGCAAGTAGTCATAATTCTTCAGAATTTTCATCCAATGAAGCCAAAACAAACTCCCAGAGTGCTTCACCAAGTTTGAGTCGAGTTTGGTGTATCAGTAAAGAGGCTTGTATAGGTTCGTCCCCCCGAAATTCTCCTTGATTAAGAAGAGTGAGCTGCTGTAATAGTGCCTCTTTTTTGTAAATGCTATGaccatatattatttttagggtgcgtttggttggcggtaagatagattaccttgataatctatcttttattcccttgtttggtttatcagtaataaaagattacagtaatcttctattaccaatgctgacgtggcaggtaatataagtggtaatctgattaccaccttcacttaggtatttaaagattactggggtaatcttgagtttattatagaaaaattattatttattaatttttttagataaaaataaatttatttttaattaatatgataaataatataaaaaatatttaaaaataattatattcaagggcatttaaataaaataatttactagtaatcttttattacctttaaccaaacacaataattatttatacctattaaattttatcaaatatagtaattatttatacccaataatcttctaagtaatctatctttaagataatctttctattttagtaatcaaacattacccaaatcaaacaccCTCTTAGTGAGTACAGATACAACTAATATTTGTGGCTTGCCTTAGAGAGTAGATATGTTACTggaaaagtaataatttatgcGTTTCTCTGTGGTTATAATATCTGCTTttatttgggaaaaaaaaatcaaccttGAAATTTGGACATTTCAAATCTGAGTTGattagaaatataatattgatataagaaataaagcCATAAGACTTACCCCCCACTAAGGTTTAATGGGTATAGAAACCCCcgtatatttagttttaaaaacctatatatttatttatttattaaattttattaatattattaaaaataaaaa from Mangifera indica cultivar Alphonso chromosome 8, CATAS_Mindica_2.1, whole genome shotgun sequence includes:
- the LOC123222741 gene encoding rop guanine nucleotide exchange factor 14-like, translated to MMTMRRSLACCTRDRRVSFDFDEQDGITTYNGLESCILNNQSFESENRTSRGEGCVTDSLDDEESSCSSSKDAYGSCSSKWMTGKRDDQGSDDWEISESPQHFYVKEKRSYVIRHSDIETMKEKFAKLLLGEDVTGGRMGVTSALALSNAITNLAASVFGELWKLEPLPEERRSKWQREMDWLLSPTNYMVELVPAKQNAGNGRTLEIMTPKPRTDIHINLPALQKLDSMLIETLDSMVNTEFWYEEVGSSAEGRNKSTRESKRWQLPLPQVPATGISDMERKKLLSQAKVVYQVFKAAKSINENVLLEMPLPSFIRDALPKSGKASLGEELYKVLTEESSCIAEMPNLLNLKSEHSVLEAINRLEAALFAWKERITDQVTGKSPVRTSWSFIKDPLSELDKTELLLERAEALIQYLKTKYPNLPQAFLEATKIQYGQDVGHSILEAYSRVLGNLAFGILLRIGDILQEDALSNPNSPVAKYYLPGSKTNAADLEMPWLSLCVRHLHVDQMNMVDGKLHGFDASSHNSSEFSSNEAKTNSQSASPSLSRVWCISKEACIGSSPRNSP